The genomic stretch AATTCGACGCAGTTGGTCGTGTTGGTGCTCTCCTCACTTTACCACCCGGTTTCATGCGAGCGATAGAAAACTCGTGCACGATTTCCTAACATTTCCTCATCAATTAAAGCCACTgcaaacgacgacgacgacgacaacgacgacgtcTGCAAAAGATTGGCCGCTTGCAAGCGCGCTGTGCTGTTGCCgtagcaaacaaaaaaaattagctCGAACCATAAACTGGTTCTGACATATTTCCATTGCCCTGAAAGGTATGGACACGACGCCACTAGTTTCTTCGTTACGCGCTAAACGGGTTAAAAGATTACAAAACTTTCTACCGACATCGCTTGCATTGGTAATTGGAGGGTTGCACTGCAGAATCGCCTCCTCAACCAGAATATATTCGCACTTGCCAGTTAGTATCGTTATAATCCACAACCGCTGACAGTAACGGAAGCCAAGTGATGAAAACATAACGCTCGCATAAATCATTTTGAGTCTCGATCTAGCACACCCATGGCAACCGTACAATTACTTCTTCCTTGTTGTGTTTTGCTGCTCACTTTCCTAGCGTCAAAGAGAGATCGTTGATTGGATGTTTGTCTTGTTAcacatgcacttttcgttttatcTACCGTGTAAAGCTTTTAAAATATGACAATAGTAATCTATGTACCATTCCGCATCCCTAGTTCATTCTACCCTTGGAGGGGTTTTGCGTTCGTCTCAGGAGTTGGCAACACCTCTTCTGATTTCTGTAGAAATTTTAGAGTTCGTTACATTGGTATTTCAAGCAACTAAGTATGCAAataaaaaacccaaaaaaaaatctttcattcttcgccaaagttttgtggatattattgtttttcaacCTAAGAGATGTCGGAAACGAGAAAAACTTAAATGTACTCATTTGCACTAGGTTTTTGTATGGATCACCAAAATTTAGGATTACAGAATGACACACTTAAATTTTAATTAATGATTtttgtaaatgaaaatttaagcaattttaacaaacaaacaataaatGTGAAATTTTTCTTTGATCAAAATCGTACAGAACTTATAGTTTTTGAgcagaaaattttcaaatcaaaaaattgaaaaaatctttgGTCATTGTCCAGAAGACgtctaaatttttgttttgagatTTGCTAGAATCACCGATGTCACCAAGCTAACAAAGTATACATAATTCTGAAAAGATGCTGCCAACAACTAACTGAATCGCCATGAAACCCCCTTTCATTCTCTTTCATACTGTCACCACGTCTCCACAACAACACCTGCTGGACACAAGTtccaaaaaagtgcaaaagcttttgttttaatttaggaAAAAAAGACACTGGAAGCAAAACCTAAGCCATTGTTGAAAATGGAGATTAttaacgaataaaaaaaaactatggaaTATACATATGATGTATAAGATTTTCTTCCTCGTTAGGTTGCGTTCCACAAGTCATCGCGCGCAACATCACACTTGGTTATCATCCAAAATAGGATTATATTGTTGGACGGTGGGTCTTTGTGTTGTTTACGGTTACTGTtgttactataattattataactAGTTAATTCTCCTAATTTCCTCAACCAGCAGAGAAGCGTCCGAGAAGCCATCcggaaatattttaaaatcagcCCACACTCTCGTATTGACAAAGCTACTCCATCGATTGTATACGCTGCTGTTGTAGCGCCTTCGATCGAACAGATGACTCATAGGAGGTTGCGAATTACCAGCGGCAGACACTTCCTATCTCTCACCTGCCTCCCGCCGTTTCACTTTACACCAGGCCGCTACTAGTACGTACACTGGCGAACTTACAAACCGTGGTGGCCATTTGCAAACGatgcgtgtgtgtgagtgtctTTGGTAACCATTTTTGATCCGAACGAGGTAGCGCTCACAAATTGTCTACCCTGTTGCCGCTTTGTACACTTATACAACGCGTCTGGCTGGTCTCGCTATGCAACGCGATGGTAGTAGTTACTCACGGAACGTTGGATGTACGAACGAAGCAAACGATATATTACTGGATTCAATGGTGGGTGTTTTACGATTCGGTCATAcaattgaaataattttaatgaaaacaataaaaaacagaacGTCTTAAGTAGTACTAGAGCTCGAATTTGACAGTATTTATAGTCAAGGAAAACAAAGCTAAGGGGGAAGCGAAGATGACAAAGAGGAAGAGAACACAAACAATAACGTTCGTTTTGGTCTTTATTTTGGTCACGTAAATCCTACGTGCACCGTGAGTTCACGCACACAACTTACAGCCATTAATAAACGGATAAGCGTACAACACtgccatcgatagcagcaggcaAAACTTCCAGCGCAGCTTTTGTTACGACGATGAAAATACTAATTTGGTTTCTTCATCGTCTAGAGAGTAGACAGCAGCAGTTTTCGATATCTGTGATCACGTCCGATACCACCAGAGACGGGAGGACGGCACTCTGCTCTGCTCTGTCCTCCGACCTGAACGAGATGCGCTTCGAAAcacatttcaaaaattaaaatttatggCTTTCGATCCCCCGTTTCGCTTCTCTGCTTTCGTTCCTTCAATGATTGACCTTTTTTTATACTCCTCTGTCTTCTGCTCACTACACTTTTGACGAAAGGTGTGCAGGCTCGTTTTATCCTTTGTCTTGTTTTTCTTTGCTTCAACTTTTCCTGCATTTCGTTCATCAGAATGGTTCTTATTGATGActacgaaagaaaaaaaaacaacaaagtacAACAGGTGATCCCGGTTGCACTGAATGTTTCGCCAGGGACACACAAAGACGGCGTCCCCGCAGTGAAAGGAAATAAACGATTCCAATTTCCGTTGCATaacagaaaaaaaggaaaataaccGGTCTGCAGTAGCATTGTTGCTCAAAAATTGAAGCAAAGAAACTGTTGGTTTGCAAAGCAGCGTACACCCTCTTCGGTGGATGCTCAAATGGGCTAAAATCCTATCGCGTACTACCTTTCCACCCGCATTCAACACCGCAAGAACAGTTTTTCTCCCGttcgagttttttttacgcCGATCAGCTCTTCGCAAACCGCGACCATTTTGTGCTGTAGCTTCAGCAATAGATGCCTGTTTCTTAACTCATGATTTAGCCTCTCGTCTACCAACAATTACATTTAGTCCGTAAGCGTCCTACACTCAAAATCTTCGTCATTCGACTACTTTTCTAGCTATGTAGAGCacgaaacatgattttttttcttcagaagAAGCTCTTCTACCTTCGATTGATGCTATTATAAAtggagaaaattttgcatgctTTGAAGCTTTCTCATGCTACGCGAGTCAATTTGTCACAACCTCGTCAGCCTCAAAAGGGCTGAACCCTGAGGATTGACGAGAAGGCGAAAATTGGCTCTTCCATCCTTAACCACTTGCACAGCGCTTCAAAGCTATATTTCTGCGATAATTATATATGTAGATTCCTGTTTCAGTTTTCCAATTATTCGTTTTGCCATTTTCATGATTATATATTTCCGggttttcgtttttctttcattttttttttgttttcggtttttcgtaCTTTTGTAAAAAATAAACGACTCAGCAACACTTTTGCACGATTATACGAAAAAGTAAAGTTAGCTCTAGATGTTGATCTCAAAATGCTGTTCTGAACCTAAGCCGTGAAATAAAGTGTGCCAAATGATGACCGGTTGTTGTTGTTACCGTGATCTGAAGTTGTCCTCCAACTAGCTCCGCGCTTTTGGCCGATAGTGATGTAGTCTGGCCAGTTGTTAGTTTCGAAGGCAGCTGCCTCCGATGATCACAAAAATACACTCTCCTCTCCATTGCATCGTCAACGAAATCTCAAACAATTTTTCTTTTCTTGATATGAATGTGCGGTTGGTTAACCTAACGGATTTTCAAAGGTGTTTTCTTATAGTAAAGGAGAGTAAAGCCAGCTGGTACGACGTTGATGAATTTAGCATTGAGTGCGCACTTTGTTGTTAACGAACTGGTTGTCCCAAGGGAAGTATTGTTGCTGATGAACGGATGACGAGTAGTAGTTGTGTTGGTTGTTGTGTTGATATCTATTGTTGAAGTTGTTGCTATTGTTGTAGCCGTTGTACGGGGGACTAAGGGGTGGACTAGTCTGTCCACTAGACGATGAGCTCACGCTATTATTATGACGCTTCGTGTAATGATTAATATGatgattgttgttgttgtacttGTTGTGCTGCTTGCTTGGCGTTACAAGCGGATTCGATGGGTTGGTGTCCAGGAAGTCCACCAGAACGCTCGTACCACTGTCAGATGACGTCGAAAGGTCCAGCCGACCCACCCGCTCCATAATAAATTCATCACAGCTACTGCTACCCGTCGAATCGAGATCCGACGAGGGACTGGCACGACTCAAGTGCTGATCGTACAGCACGCAGATGGTACCGTTTTCGCCAATACGGTAGGAAACCTCATCCGGATCGATCCAGATCGTCAGCTCGAGGGGCAGCATCTTCCGGAGGGCCACGGAATTCAACCCCGCTGCATGGCCGGCCCTCTCGATAATTGGATCCATCTTACCGTTGATTCGCAGGCAACGGAAGCCAGAGCCTTTGGCAGGAACATCTGGATACCAGTGGCGTTGGAAATGACGCGTCAATATTTGCTCTAGCGAACCCTTGAAATGCAGCAGCTGGCTCTCGCTTAGTTGACTTGCTTTTTTCACCCGCagcaaattcatcaaaaaatctgcaGCTGAATTGACTTCTATTCTCATTTTCTCAGCGTTCCGTTCAACTGTACTGGGCTGTGATCCACCGTGTTTAAAGCAGCCTCGAAGCAATCCAACATGAAACTCTGAACAAGATCGTATGCAAAATAGTGTCACTCAGCAGCGATTACCACACTCGATTTATACGTTTGCCACACGTACTGCCTCTTGGTTTTCTCGTACACACTTTTTCTCGCACTTACTGCAAACTCAAGCTTCGCAACGTTTCACACTCAGTagagggaaataattgaaaattttcgcaGCTCTTCAACCGTAGCAGATGGTCCAATTTTGCGGAAATTGCACTTTTTACTTGCAGGTTTAACACTTTTCTTCGTCGCTTTTTTCCTTGTTGCAAAACTTGACTCTCGGCCTCAACACAGAGCAGTGAATGAATGCAGGGAACGAAAATCGAACTACGGCACAGATTTCAGCCTAACTTATTTGCAAATCACACAGATTTCTTCTCCCAGGCGACAATCAATCACAAATTCATGCAGAATTTAGCAAATTTGCTCGAtgaaaaactaaatttcaattttttccaagATGGCTGGCTTAATTGGTTGTTCACACACTTGGCCCAGCAACGATTGCTCTCTACCTCTTGCAAAACACAGTTTCTCGCTCACTACTTATTCAATACGGTCGCTCGGCTCGCTCGCTTTCATCGGCTCATCACTCCGCTGAGGTTCAACTTCGAATAAAAGTAGAGACCGTGTCCTGCTGCACGGCAACCTCGCTGATGATGAGTTTCAGAAAATTGGTATAAGGTATGCGGTGGTGTGCGTGCCATCGGTTGATGTTGGCGCATACAACAGAGGCCCGTGCCTGTCGATTCAGCAGCTGCACACCAATACTACTGTGTTTGCCCGGACAAAGCGAGAAGCTGGTTTGTTTTTGTCAGTGGAAGTGAAATGTTTAAACTTGTCTAGATCGGTTACCACGGATAGCCCGTAATGCGAGGGGCACGTCATTCGTAGTCGAGTGGTAACAAAGCAATAGGGTATACTAGCATTGTGGtttataaaaagtttttttaactCAAGCGAGTTATGAGATGTCGAATTTCCAGTTGACCTGAAGATCCCGCATAATAAATAACGATAAACATGTTTAACAAACTATTTGGGGTATAGTCTCGACTGTATGGGTTATCGGGTATCCGTTTATGGTTCTGTTTATTAGGAATACAATGCTACTCTCACAAATCCATCGTCAGGTGTTTAAATCCCGGTTTGGGAGAGAATGTCTGTGCAATTAGAGTCGTGCAATGCCCTGTACAGTAACAATTGACTGCGAAGTATGCGTCAAATAAACAACAGTACGAGCCACCTTGGCTCTAGTTCTGGATAATCAAGCAAGCATgtatagaaaaattaaaaaggcGCAAAATACTATATAAGGCTAGCTATCTCAAAAAAGTTTGCCGTGTCACACACTTAATTCAAGTTAACATACACAGACAAAATAGAGATAGGTTATCTCTTATCTATCAAAGAAACCCAAGTTTTAAATTATCAAAACAACAACGTGTCTTGCACTGTTACACAAGAATAAATCGCATATTTGTCTTATGCTACTGTCTATCGGTTTTCAACTGACAACACCAAACAGTGAACTTCTATGTAAATTTGAATAAACACATGAAATTATCAAACACATATACCAGGTATTGTCTCACTATTGAAAATCGTATAATATATTGAAAATCTGaacaaaataaactaaaatcCATTTATTCCATTTATGCGATGCGAGTAAAGTTCATACACTTAACTCTGCATCCTAGACATTTGCTTGAAAAACAACCTTTATTTACTAGGCCAAAAATGATTACAATAAACATGCGATAACTATAAGCCGATGTGTGCAGAGGTATCTAATCTTTTGCTAAAGATAATGACGCAAAAGTTCCGATGACAGAGTAACTGCCTTGGGATTTTCCAGAAGTATTTTTCAGATACACTCTAGCCACAGTAAGATTAGGTAGCATTAGTCTCAAAAGAAGTATATGTTTTGTTTAAACTTTCACCATAGTTAAATTCATCAACCCGCCTATATgacattcgaaaaaatttaagaCGGATGTTTATGAATGTTTTCCTCTAGAGCAATTAATAAATATCACGTGGGAAAAATGACAACTGTTTCAGAGAAGCTGAAAATTCACAGCCATTGTTTATCACACGTTATAACTAAAAAACAAGAATGAACTCATTGATGTTTGAAAACAAGAATTAATTTGAGAACTCTTCAAACACGAATCGGGAAGCTCGGGAGCAGATATACCTGCGTAGTCGGTagcaaaataaatttcgaaCCGTTTGCACTCACACAAGATCCTAAAAAGAGTGGTATACAAGAGAACGAAagtaaaaatgctcgtttttttaCGTAAAAATTAAAGTAAAAAGGTAAAGAGAAggccagggtggccactcagaACCCGAAATTAAgttccaggttttttcccggttttccctgAATTCTGTAGTTTTCCATACAGTTGATGATTAAAAAAGCGTGACTTGTGATTAATATCCCAATATGCTCAAAGTCACATCTTAAACGTGTTCAGCCTTatttaaatcaataaatattGTCGCCAAATTTCGAAAAGTGTGACGGACGTTTTCCGAGAGGAGATGTTGTCTATGagtatcttataaacaacgcatataatactcgATACCGACGGCCAAATCAAGTTTGTAGGAGCCGCTCTTACCTCAACCATATAAGAATTATGTTACACATTTCTTGCAAAACAATCTTCATTTTAATCAGGCCAAACAGTATTTCACAACACTTGAAACACATTACTTCAGCAGCTCACGCATCTCCTCACCCATCAGTGCTGCCTCTTTCTGGGTTTCCGCTAGCAGTTTTgtctttttggcttctatcgttTTAATAGCACGTGCATTCTTCTTCCTGGCTTCTTCATCCTCATCTGACTGCTCCTTCTTCTTTGCCTTCAACGGTTCAACATATCGGCTATGTGAAATGCGAGCGTAATGGATCGACGACTTGGTGACATCAATTTCGTTTCCTCCACCGACATCCTGTACTGCATCGTGCACCAAGCGCTGCGCTACAATTCTTTCCTCTTTTAGATTCATGACTACGCACTCCTAGTTCACGGAGACGTGGCATTGCCATGCGATAGAATCGATATATTCTTGATAAACACAGTAAAGTTAGGAAAGTTCTTGCCTGAGGGTATCAGATCTTAACGAAAAGTATCAAGGCGCTTCTCGCTACGGCGCGTAgaagtcagcaatgtcttcgtcgaacgcatactcaatagttgtgtgtattcttggcgacatctatcagctacagttcccgcgagattatctttgtgaaccatttgctctaggcTGGAGTGAGATTGTGTCATCCAGCCCGTGACTTGTCAGCCATCTtttccgggtcagaagactagtctttcCTGGTTAAGTATTCAAGGGAACTTATTCAagaaattttggttttttgatcgccatgagatgacTGACAAACAATGGGTCTGTATGGCAGAATCTCACCCCACTACTACAATCTCACACCCACTAGCACTATATCACCCCGGCTTGTAATgttcagtgaaattcccggttttttcccggttccaaacgattccaggttttttcccggttctccCGGTTTACCCggttgagtggccaccctggaaGGCGCTTTGCCAGTATCAAATCCGAAGACATGTTTTCCTACACATCATTAGTCAAAAGAAATAACAAAGATTTCGGAAAGCGTTGTTTATACTCGGTTCTATTTAAATACTGTTACATGTGCCATTAGGTAAATTTtacaggagacgcgataaacgaaaacactcgaaTAGTTAATTATTATCAACAATTTTTTCccacataactgcactaaatcattgctggaaaggtttgaAAAGACAGAACATGAaaacataacgagttctggttgagaaacttacacaaacttcaatggaaaaacatgtaccacttttgttctatgggaaaaataatgacaaccagaaaatgttgagagtaaaagtggtacatgtccagtgtgagcatgaatgatgcattatagctctctaatctgaagacatagaacattcatgtcttcagcagagttgtccatgtgattgagtactattgaatgatgatctgtttgttgagGAACTCTgtctcttcgtggcgctagtgtatatgtatttggtaacagcatatgatttgatactgaaataggtggcgccacgtagtgagaaatttccaaagcagacagatcttcatctgaaagtactcaatcacttgaccaactttgctgaagacatgattgttttatatcctaagatcctcgacttacaattcatctaacatgcacagactggacatgtaccattttagctctcaacgaaatggtgattatgttatttaccaaaaattgttttggctataactttggtttaggttgtcagatctcggtttttcttggacaTACTAGTACATtactgcgttctgcatcaatttatgcaaaaaacccaaaaagtgcaaaaatggcacatgtaccacttttgctctcaacggctcaattgACATCGAGAATCAAATGAGCAGAAAAGGGCATCCATTTTAATCAACCAGTTTttatttggttgaaactttgcatagatgtcgTTTCGTGCTATTGtttctccttttttttttttgaaaggggTCCATTTTGAGATTTCTTTCGCATCTTTTGGAACGTTTTATATGTaacatttcaatttattttcatgtataGTGATGTGAAAATCGACACGTATGTTTATGCATCATTCGATTCCTATATTTGACAAGATTTATTATTAGCAT from Wyeomyia smithii strain HCP4-BCI-WySm-NY-G18 chromosome 3, ASM2978416v1, whole genome shotgun sequence encodes the following:
- the LOC129726871 gene encoding protein BTG1, with the translated sequence MRIEVNSAADFLMNLLRVKKASQLSESQLLHFKGSLEQILTRHFQRHWYPDVPAKGSGFRCLRINGKMDPIIERAGHAAGLNSVALRKMLPLELTIWIDPDEVSYRIGENGTICVLYDQHLSRASPSSDLDSTGSSSCDEFIMERVGRLDLSTSSDSGTSVLVDFLDTNPSNPLVTPSKQHNKYNNNNHHINHYTKRHNNSVSSSSSGQTSPPLSPPYNGYNNSNNFNNRYQHNNQHNYYSSSVHQQQYFPWDNQFVNNKVRTQC